A genomic segment from Syntrophotalea acetylenivorans encodes:
- a CDS encoding tRNA-queuosine alpha-mannosyltransferase domain-containing protein, whose translation MKLLLLEPYFTGSHAAWSEEYAARSRHQVDILSLPGRHWKWRMHGGAVTLARQFLERREPIDLLLASAMLDLTTFLALTRSKSAGVPSVLYFHENQLTYPWSPRDNDPAARRDAHYGFINYASALAADRVLFNSHYHRQAFLEALPGFLGVFPDHRETMSIEAIADKSQVLPLGLDLQRFDTYRPQAELDPHRLPLLLWNHRWEYDKNPEEFFRALFLLQDQGLDFQVAILGESFAEQPAIFAEAQQRLGKRVVQFGYAADFASYAEWLWRADILPVTAIHDFFGISVVQAMHCNCHPLLPKRLAYPEHVPPSLHEDYFYADFDDLVARLAESIGQVSALRCRSVRPFVQDYDWRQLGVRYDVLFAGFQELL comes from the coding sequence ATGAAATTACTTCTTCTCGAACCCTATTTCACCGGTTCGCATGCGGCCTGGAGTGAAGAATACGCCGCCCGCAGCCGTCATCAAGTGGATATCCTGTCTTTGCCGGGTCGTCATTGGAAATGGCGCATGCACGGCGGTGCGGTGACCCTGGCCCGGCAGTTTCTTGAACGCCGTGAACCGATCGATCTGTTGCTGGCCAGTGCGATGCTCGACCTGACCACTTTTCTGGCCCTGACCCGCAGCAAAAGTGCCGGTGTGCCCTCGGTACTCTATTTTCACGAAAACCAGCTGACCTATCCCTGGTCGCCACGGGATAACGACCCGGCCGCACGGCGGGACGCTCACTACGGTTTTATCAATTACGCCAGCGCCCTGGCTGCCGATCGGGTGCTGTTCAATTCCCACTATCACCGTCAGGCCTTTCTCGAGGCGCTGCCCGGTTTTCTTGGAGTTTTTCCTGACCACCGGGAGACTATGAGCATTGAAGCTATTGCTGACAAGAGCCAAGTACTGCCGTTGGGACTGGATCTGCAACGCTTCGATACCTATCGCCCGCAAGCTGAGCTTGATCCCCATCGATTGCCGTTGTTGTTGTGGAACCATCGTTGGGAGTATGACAAAAACCCGGAAGAATTTTTTCGGGCTCTGTTTCTTTTGCAGGACCAGGGCCTCGATTTTCAGGTGGCTATCCTCGGTGAAAGTTTTGCCGAGCAGCCGGCTATTTTTGCCGAGGCTCAGCAGCGCCTCGGCAAGCGGGTAGTGCAGTTCGGTTATGCTGCCGATTTTGCTTCTTATGCCGAATGGCTATGGCGGGCCGATATTCTGCCGGTTACAGCAATTCATGACTTTTTTGGTATTAGTGTGGTGCAGGCCATGCATTGCAACTGTCATCCGCTATTACCGAAACGGCTGGCGTATCCCGAACATGTGCCGCCTTCTCTGCATGAAGACTATTTTTATGCAGATTTTGACGACCTGGTGGCCCGGCTGGCCGAATCGATCGGACAAGTTTCCGCCTTGCGCTGCCGTAGCGTGAGGCCCTTTGTGCAGGATTACGACTGGCGGCAGTTAGGTGTTCGCTACGATGTTCTTTTTGCCGGGTTTCAGGAGTTACTCTAG
- a CDS encoding TIGR00725 family protein, whose translation MRKTIIGVIGAGQVSDTGYAVAREVGRRIGEGGAVLVCGGLSGVMEAACQGCNEVGGETLGLLPGGDAAMANPYVTLAVPTNMGHARNVIIAHTAQALIAVEGEYGTLSEIAVALKLGKPVVALNSWPGIEGVIEASSAEEAVEIALQLATGQGEA comes from the coding sequence ATGCGTAAAACTATTATCGGTGTGATAGGTGCCGGCCAGGTTTCCGATACCGGCTATGCGGTGGCTCGCGAGGTCGGCCGCCGCATCGGCGAGGGGGGCGCGGTGCTTGTCTGCGGCGGTTTGTCCGGGGTCATGGAGGCGGCCTGCCAGGGTTGCAACGAGGTCGGCGGAGAGACCCTTGGTCTTTTGCCCGGCGGTGATGCGGCGATGGCCAATCCTTATGTTACTCTGGCGGTTCCGACCAACATGGGTCATGCCCGCAATGTGATCATCGCGCACACCGCACAGGCGTTGATCGCGGTGGAAGGGGAATACGGGACATTGTCGGAAATAGCCGTTGCACTCAAACTGGGTAAACCGGTGGTAGCGCTGAACAGCTGGCCGGGTATCGAAGGTGTGATCGAGGCGTCTTCCGCCGAGGAAGCGGTAGAAATAGCATTGCAACTGGCGACAGGACAGGGAGAGGCATAA
- a CDS encoding XTP/dITP diphosphatase has product MELMVATTNKGKLKEIRRLLADTGIQVKGLDEIPDLPEIVEDGDTFEANARKKALTVARHCGCLTLADDSGLVVEALQGEPGVYSARYAGPGASDSDNNQKLLAAMTGLPREQREAAFHCAMALCEPSGVCHIFQGRLQGLILEEPRGGGGFGYDPLFLVPEYGKALAELPLEIKNRISHRGEALRQTLAYLQQQ; this is encoded by the coding sequence ATGGAATTGATGGTGGCCACCACCAATAAGGGGAAATTAAAGGAAATCAGGCGCCTGCTGGCGGATACCGGTATCCAGGTCAAGGGTCTGGATGAGATTCCCGACTTGCCGGAGATTGTTGAGGATGGCGATACCTTTGAGGCCAATGCTCGAAAGAAGGCCCTTACCGTGGCCCGTCATTGCGGCTGTTTGACCCTGGCTGACGACTCCGGTCTGGTGGTTGAGGCTCTTCAGGGCGAGCCCGGGGTCTATTCGGCTCGCTATGCCGGTCCCGGGGCCAGTGATTCGGATAACAATCAAAAGTTGTTGGCCGCCATGACCGGTTTGCCCCGGGAACAGCGCGAAGCCGCCTTTCATTGTGCCATGGCTCTTTGTGAGCCTTCGGGTGTTTGTCATATTTTTCAAGGACGCCTTCAAGGCCTGATCCTTGAAGAACCCCGGGGCGGCGGCGGGTTCGGTTATGATCCTCTGTTTCTGGTTCCTGAATACGGGAAAGCTTTGGCGGAATTGCCCTTGGAAATCAAGAATCGCATCAGCCATCGTGGCGAGGCACTGCGTCAAACTCTTGCTTATCTGCAACAACAGTAA
- a CDS encoding ABC-F family ATP-binding cassette domain-containing protein gives MLQLRDITKNFADRRLFAGINWHIRPGDRIGLCGENGAGKTTLLRLLAGQVQADDGTLQMARGTTFGYLPQQGLEHHGHTLFDEVRSALGELTAMEQEMRALEQELAGGCNDDRMERYAHLEEAFRQRGGYTLDTEIAKVLDGLGFSSDDRDRPCEHFSGGWQMRIALAKLLLQRPNLLLLDEPTNHLDLPARDWLEDYLANYPYAVVLVSHDRFFLDRVVSRIVEVWNGELTEYPGNYSRYLEERDRRVAALREAKQRQDEEIGRIEAFISRFRYQANKASLVQSRIKQLERFERIVVPPLRKRIAFQFPSPPRSGRAVLELKGVEHGYDALQVLADVELTVERGERIALVGANGAGKSTLMRLLAGVEEPRQGTCTQGHQVLQAYFAQDQARILDGSKTVLEEITGAAPFDMVPRVRDILGSFLFSGDDVHKPVSVLSGGERNRLALALLLLRPANLLLLDEPTNHLDLQSKEVLLTSLRNFPGTLVFVSHDRYFVDALATRVLEVAEGGVVSHLGNYEDFLRAKAAAGDASHSSLRVEQAAAETIVAETPTAGDEQLSYAERKELKRKERRRQKDLAEIEQRIETLEQELAELEETMADSTLYQDADRWREVSDRHAHLKDEVEGSYRQWEELQLAESA, from the coding sequence ATGTTGCAATTACGAGATATTACCAAAAATTTTGCCGATCGAAGACTTTTTGCCGGTATCAATTGGCACATTCGGCCCGGTGACCGGATCGGCTTGTGCGGTGAAAACGGAGCCGGAAAGACCACCTTGCTGCGTCTGCTGGCTGGCCAGGTTCAGGCTGACGACGGTACTCTGCAGATGGCTCGCGGGACCACTTTTGGTTATCTGCCTCAGCAGGGTCTGGAACACCATGGGCATACCCTGTTTGACGAGGTGCGTTCGGCCCTTGGCGAGTTGACCGCCATGGAACAGGAGATGCGTGCTCTGGAACAGGAGCTGGCCGGTGGCTGCAACGATGACCGCATGGAGCGTTACGCCCATCTGGAAGAGGCCTTCCGGCAGCGGGGCGGCTATACTCTTGATACGGAAATCGCCAAGGTTCTCGATGGCCTCGGGTTTTCCAGTGACGACCGTGACCGCCCCTGCGAGCATTTTTCCGGCGGTTGGCAGATGCGCATTGCTCTGGCCAAGTTGCTGCTTCAGCGGCCCAATTTGTTGCTTCTTGACGAACCGACCAACCATCTCGATCTGCCGGCCAGAGATTGGCTGGAGGATTATCTCGCCAACTACCCTTATGCCGTGGTGCTGGTCTCCCATGATCGCTTTTTTCTCGATCGGGTGGTCAGCCGCATTGTTGAAGTCTGGAACGGCGAACTGACCGAATATCCCGGAAATTACAGCCGTTACCTCGAGGAACGTGATCGGCGGGTAGCGGCCCTGCGCGAGGCCAAACAACGCCAGGACGAAGAGATCGGCCGCATCGAAGCTTTTATCAGTCGCTTTCGCTATCAGGCCAATAAGGCTTCTCTGGTGCAGAGCCGGATCAAACAATTGGAACGTTTTGAGCGTATTGTGGTACCGCCTCTACGCAAACGCATTGCTTTCCAGTTTCCTTCGCCGCCACGCAGCGGACGCGCGGTTCTTGAACTCAAGGGCGTGGAGCATGGTTACGATGCGCTGCAAGTTCTAGCGGATGTCGAACTGACCGTCGAGCGGGGTGAACGTATCGCCCTGGTGGGGGCCAATGGCGCCGGCAAGTCGACCTTGATGCGGTTGCTGGCCGGGGTGGAGGAGCCACGCCAGGGAACCTGCACTCAAGGTCACCAGGTGCTGCAAGCTTATTTTGCTCAAGACCAGGCCCGGATTTTGGATGGAAGCAAAACCGTTCTTGAGGAAATCACCGGGGCTGCACCTTTCGATATGGTGCCTCGGGTACGGGATATCCTCGGCTCGTTTCTCTTTTCCGGCGACGATGTGCACAAGCCGGTGTCGGTGTTGTCCGGCGGCGAGCGCAATCGTCTGGCCCTGGCTCTGTTGTTGTTGCGGCCGGCCAATTTGCTGCTGCTCGATGAACCGACCAACCATCTCGATTTACAGTCCAAAGAGGTCTTGCTCACCTCTTTGAGAAACTTCCCCGGCACCCTGGTTTTTGTCAGTCATGACCGTTACTTCGTCGATGCCTTGGCGACCCGGGTGTTGGAAGTAGCGGAGGGTGGCGTTGTCTCCCACCTGGGAAATTACGAGGACTTTCTCCGCGCTAAAGCGGCGGCTGGAGATGCGAGTCATTCGTCCTTGCGGGTCGAACAGGCCGCTGCAGAAACCATTGTTGCCGAAACTCCAACAGCTGGTGATGAGCAACTGTCCTATGCCGAGCGCAAAGAACTAAAGCGCAAGGAGCGACGTCGTCAGAAAGACCTGGCCGAGATTGAACAGCGCATTGAAACTCTGGAACAGGAATTGGCTGAATTGGAGGAGACCATGGCTGATTCGACCCTGTACCAGGATGCCGACCGTTGGCGGGAGGTCAGCGATCGCCATGCCCACTTGAAGGACGAGGTCGAGGGTTCCTACCGGCAGTGGGAAGAGCTGCAACTGGCCGAATCGGCCTGA
- a CDS encoding DHH family phosphoesterase, with protein MFEQSALQRSREFSSQFIEWLRGKGTVLIVTHDHPDPDSLAAAMALKHLILVKTGQRSTIAYGGVVGRGENRVMVEKLEIELVPLEELDLQQFQVVCMVDTQPQAGNNSLPADCKVDLVIDHHPLRESCRDSVWVDVREDYGASATILLEYLLAQEITICTKLATILFYAIKSETQDLGREWSRADRLAYLHLLPLSNNRILFDIIHPEVPRDYFAAFSLAIRNARIFSDVLVFNLYEIGNPDIVAEMADFLLRVDRVKIVLGMGHYQEDEILSFRTLLPDIRAGAVMQEVVAGLGTAGGHGMIAGGQIRSVDKDSTSQNDLEETLTERLLNCLKRPVGPGQPLVVS; from the coding sequence ATGTTCGAACAATCGGCCTTGCAGCGTTCACGGGAGTTTTCCAGTCAGTTTATCGAATGGCTGCGGGGTAAGGGGACAGTGCTCATTGTCACCCATGATCACCCCGACCCCGATTCCCTGGCTGCGGCCATGGCCCTGAAACACCTGATTTTGGTCAAGACCGGTCAAAGGTCGACCATTGCATATGGCGGAGTGGTCGGTCGCGGCGAAAACAGGGTCATGGTGGAAAAGTTGGAGATTGAACTGGTGCCGTTGGAAGAACTCGATCTTCAGCAATTTCAGGTGGTCTGTATGGTCGATACCCAACCTCAAGCGGGCAACAATTCATTGCCGGCCGATTGCAAGGTCGACCTGGTGATCGATCATCATCCGCTGAGGGAGTCCTGCCGGGACTCTGTCTGGGTCGATGTGCGCGAAGACTATGGGGCCTCGGCGACCATCCTGCTCGAATATTTGCTCGCCCAGGAAATTACCATATGTACAAAATTAGCGACGATCCTCTTTTACGCCATCAAATCCGAGACCCAGGATCTTGGCCGGGAGTGGAGCCGGGCAGACCGCCTGGCTTATTTGCATTTGCTGCCGTTGAGCAACAACCGTATTTTGTTCGATATCATTCATCCCGAGGTGCCGAGGGATTATTTTGCCGCTTTCAGTCTGGCGATTCGTAATGCCCGTATTTTCAGCGATGTGTTGGTGTTTAATCTCTATGAAATCGGTAATCCTGATATTGTCGCTGAAATGGCCGATTTTCTGCTGCGGGTGGACCGGGTCAAAATCGTGCTCGGTATGGGTCATTATCAGGAGGACGAGATTCTTTCCTTTCGCACTTTGTTGCCCGATATTCGAGCCGGGGCGGTGATGCAGGAAGTGGTCGCCGGGCTCGGCACCGCCGGTGGCCATGGTATGATCGCCGGTGGCCAGATTCGTTCTGTAGACAAAGACTCTACTTCCCAAAACGATCTGGAAGAAACCCTGACTGAGCGTTTGCTCAACTGTCTGAAACGCCCTGTCGGCCCCGGCCAGCCCCTGGTTGTTTCCTGA
- a CDS encoding N-acetylmuramoyl-L-alanine amidase family protein, whose translation MIRIFFLLLMLLPALSVAEGAVQLALEGNSPVTINEVYHRDGVAYLAVDEVLPVLGLSGTWDSVKHVYSIKTPWGRAQMSPGSQFLRFGGQFQPLTNPPSFIDGRLRVDENFVAIHLPALLNLSVYYRNLDPSVEQMPTQSSLDRLYSFLLRKQKPADVKGLRAVAIDPAHGGSDPGSMGSNGMKEKDVALAVAQGLQKRFKMRLGLPVYLSRDADYSMTVAQRFAAVNKPEVDALILLHAQSALSESSRGAVLFIRRQEQRAENPNGDSMTLAVHLSQALSRAGIQVAAIERAPLLPLGQGDLPTVLVELGYLSNPADREMLGQSAGQERLAEALYRGLKAFAKQQ comes from the coding sequence ATGATTCGAATTTTTTTCCTGCTACTGATGTTGTTGCCGGCGTTGAGCGTTGCCGAAGGAGCGGTGCAGTTGGCTCTCGAAGGTAACTCCCCGGTTACCATCAATGAAGTCTACCACCGCGACGGGGTGGCGTATCTGGCGGTTGATGAGGTATTGCCGGTGCTCGGTCTATCCGGAACCTGGGATTCGGTAAAACACGTCTATTCAATCAAGACGCCTTGGGGCAGGGCACAGATGTCCCCCGGCAGCCAGTTTTTGCGCTTTGGCGGCCAGTTCCAGCCTCTGACCAATCCGCCCAGTTTCATCGACGGCCGATTGCGGGTTGACGAAAACTTTGTGGCGATCCATCTGCCGGCTCTGCTAAACCTGTCCGTTTATTACCGCAACCTCGATCCTTCTGTCGAACAGATGCCGACCCAAAGCTCTCTTGACCGCTTGTACTCCTTTCTGTTGCGCAAACAGAAGCCTGCCGATGTCAAAGGGTTGCGGGCTGTCGCCATCGACCCCGCCCATGGCGGGTCCGATCCCGGCAGTATGGGGTCGAACGGCATGAAAGAGAAAGATGTGGCCCTGGCCGTGGCACAGGGGCTGCAGAAGCGTTTCAAAATGCGCCTCGGTCTGCCGGTCTACTTAAGTCGGGATGCCGATTACTCAATGACCGTGGCTCAACGTTTTGCCGCAGTCAATAAACCCGAAGTCGATGCCTTGATTTTGCTCCATGCTCAGTCCGCTTTGAGCGAGTCCTCCCGTGGGGCGGTCTTGTTTATCCGGCGTCAAGAACAGCGGGCCGAAAATCCCAACGGAGACAGTATGACTCTGGCTGTTCATTTAAGTCAGGCCCTGAGCCGGGCCGGTATACAGGTGGCCGCTATCGAACGGGCCCCACTGCTGCCATTGGGGCAGGGCGATTTGCCTACCGTGCTGGTGGAGCTCGGATATTTAAGCAACCCGGCTGACCGGGAAATGCTCGGCCAGTCCGCCGGTCAGGAACGTCTTGCCGAAGCACTCTATCGTGGCCTGAAGGCCTTTGCCAAACAACAGTGA
- a CDS encoding O-acetyl-ADP-ribose deacetylase: protein MKHETFGRMELLQGDITGLQVDAIVNAANRSLLGGGGVDGAIHRAAGPQLLAECKTLNGCETGEAKITAGYRLPARHVIHTVGPVYRQRPQDPQLLAACYQNSLELAVARGLKTVAFPAISCGVYGYPPEKACAIAVDTVKAFLQQDHGLEKVLFVVFADEIYRIYHDYLTAGGN from the coding sequence ATGAAACATGAAACCTTCGGTCGGATGGAACTGCTGCAGGGTGATATCACCGGCCTCCAGGTGGATGCCATTGTCAATGCGGCTAATCGCTCCCTTCTTGGAGGCGGCGGAGTGGACGGGGCCATTCATCGGGCGGCGGGTCCGCAACTTCTGGCCGAGTGCAAAACACTCAATGGTTGCGAAACAGGTGAGGCCAAGATCACGGCAGGCTACCGGTTGCCGGCCCGGCATGTTATCCATACCGTCGGTCCGGTCTATCGTCAGCGGCCGCAGGACCCGCAGCTTCTGGCGGCCTGTTACCAGAACAGCCTTGAGCTGGCCGTGGCGCGCGGGCTGAAAACGGTGGCCTTTCCGGCGATCAGCTGTGGCGTTTACGGCTATCCTCCGGAGAAGGCCTGCGCTATTGCCGTCGATACGGTGAAGGCTTTTCTACAACAGGACCATGGTCTGGAAAAGGTTTTATTCGTTGTATTTGCCGACGAAATTTATCGGATCTATCACGATTATTTAACGGCCGGCGGCAACTGA
- the rph gene encoding ribonuclease PH, with amino-acid sequence MTETSFVRADARLPNQLRPVSFLRGFTRYAEGSVLVSFGETRVLCNATVEEGVPPFLRGKGSGWVTGEYSMLPRATQTRSARESLRGKVGGRTYEIQRLIGRSLRAVVDLEALGERTVVLDCDVLQADGGTRTAAITGACVALADALNGLVAKGSLAKSPLREGVSAISVGIIDGRPLLDLDYQEDFSAAVDMNFVITESGLLVEVQGTAEEHPFTPQQLDEMRDLALLGCRDLNLMQKQSLEG; translated from the coding sequence ATGACGGAAACATCCTTTGTAAGAGCCGATGCCCGGCTGCCGAATCAGTTGCGTCCCGTTTCTTTTCTGCGCGGGTTCACCCGCTATGCGGAAGGTTCGGTTCTGGTTTCCTTTGGTGAGACACGCGTGCTGTGCAATGCGACTGTGGAAGAGGGTGTGCCGCCTTTTTTGCGGGGCAAGGGAAGCGGTTGGGTGACGGGAGAGTACTCCATGCTTCCCCGAGCCACCCAGACCCGATCGGCACGGGAATCCCTGCGGGGTAAGGTGGGTGGTCGTACCTATGAAATCCAACGCCTCATTGGCCGATCCCTCCGGGCGGTGGTGGACCTGGAAGCTCTTGGCGAACGAACCGTCGTTCTCGACTGCGATGTGCTGCAGGCTGACGGAGGCACTCGCACCGCAGCTATTACCGGTGCCTGCGTGGCTCTGGCCGATGCTTTGAACGGCCTGGTGGCCAAAGGGTCTTTGGCCAAATCTCCCTTGCGTGAAGGCGTCTCGGCCATCAGCGTCGGCATCATTGATGGCCGGCCCTTGCTCGACCTCGATTATCAGGAAGATTTCAGCGCCGCGGTTGATATGAATTTTGTCATTACCGAATCGGGATTGCTGGTCGAGGTTCAGGGAACTGCGGAAGAGCATCCTTTTACGCCTCAACAACTTGATGAAATGCGTGATCTGGCTCTGTTGGGCTGCCGGGACTTGAACCTTATGCAGAAGCAAAGCCTGGAGGGCTGA
- a CDS encoding Rne/Rng family ribonuclease yields the protein MSKKMLINATHPEEHRVAIVDDGALSELDIEITGKQQTKGNIYKAVVVRVETGLQAAFVDYGGERPGFLQIGEIHPSFHKADPNSETKGRPRINDLLRRGQELMVQVVKEERGTKGAALTTYLSLPGRYMVLMPESDTKGISRKIEQESTRKKLKQAMSSMELPENIGYIVRTAGIGQKKTELKRDVDYLLRVYEKICELGKEVKAPTLVYKESNLVIRSIRDYFSPDIDEVLVDDPKAAQEGKEFFQEVMPEYAQLVKLHQERRPIFSRYQIEEQIEALSRNKVPLPSGGSIVIDTTEALVAIDVNSGKMATEKGVEATAFKSNMEAAAEAARQLRLRDLGGLIVIDFIDMRDRKHIRDVEKCLKDALKSDKARVSVGRISQFGLLEMSRQRIKAALAEASYLPCPHCDGSGRIKSAEAQALHFVRRLSAGMAKGQIGRVDGQVPIEVAAYLLNNKRAELIRLEQQYNATIYIKGCPDFTNGQLEVDFIRREKEPQNSTQNYVEASSVKVDGPQEETVEKDGESDSAPGAEAEAESRPSGRKRRRPRRRRKPAAASTEQTTATGSTEEGAAITPEEPVSEPQKAATTEPAPIVAEEQTAPTAPTETSPAPTVEAKPVESQTEPVMAQQPAAGEPAPETGAEQKSDKPKPRRRPRKPAAARKPASTEAKPETVEEPPADTSKGDSAKEAAAEAPAEKPKPKTPRRRRSPAAKKTTEPEQSDQPTTPAAPVEEARAKESKTGDEKAVEKPQRRRTRKPAAKQTESKPTEKATESPSADVAPPKTADETGPTAAEPPKKPARRGRPRKKPAEEKPEPATDNMDKDKEKTKPKPRRKPAAKATSKPSESDTE from the coding sequence ATGAGCAAGAAGATGCTGATCAACGCTACCCATCCGGAAGAACACCGGGTAGCCATCGTCGATGACGGCGCCCTGAGCGAACTCGACATCGAAATCACCGGAAAACAACAAACCAAGGGCAATATTTACAAGGCCGTCGTGGTCCGGGTCGAAACCGGTCTGCAGGCGGCCTTTGTCGATTATGGCGGTGAGCGGCCCGGATTTCTACAGATCGGAGAAATCCACCCTTCCTTCCATAAAGCCGACCCCAACAGCGAAACCAAGGGACGTCCGCGCATCAACGACCTGTTGCGTCGCGGACAGGAACTGATGGTGCAAGTCGTTAAGGAAGAGCGAGGCACCAAAGGTGCGGCCCTGACCACCTACCTGTCCCTCCCGGGACGCTACATGGTATTAATGCCGGAAAGTGACACCAAGGGCATTTCCCGTAAAATCGAGCAGGAATCGACTCGAAAAAAGCTTAAACAAGCCATGAGCTCCATGGAACTGCCGGAGAATATCGGTTACATTGTCCGCACTGCCGGCATCGGCCAGAAAAAAACTGAGCTCAAGCGGGATGTGGACTACCTGCTGCGGGTCTACGAAAAAATCTGCGAACTGGGTAAAGAGGTCAAAGCGCCGACCCTGGTCTACAAGGAATCCAATCTGGTAATCCGCTCAATCCGGGACTATTTCAGCCCGGATATCGACGAGGTGCTGGTGGACGATCCCAAGGCGGCCCAGGAGGGCAAAGAATTTTTCCAGGAGGTCATGCCGGAATACGCCCAACTGGTAAAACTTCACCAGGAGCGTCGGCCGATCTTCTCCCGCTATCAGATTGAAGAACAGATCGAGGCCCTCTCGCGCAACAAGGTTCCCCTGCCCTCCGGTGGCTCTATCGTCATCGACACCACTGAGGCACTGGTCGCCATCGATGTAAACTCAGGGAAAATGGCCACTGAAAAAGGGGTAGAAGCGACGGCCTTCAAATCGAACATGGAAGCCGCCGCTGAAGCAGCCCGCCAGCTACGCTTGCGCGACCTGGGCGGTCTGATTGTTATCGACTTCATCGACATGCGGGATCGCAAACATATCCGCGATGTTGAAAAATGCCTCAAAGATGCCCTTAAGAGCGACAAGGCCCGCGTCTCCGTCGGTCGCATCAGTCAATTCGGCTTATTGGAGATGAGCCGGCAGCGTATCAAGGCGGCCTTGGCTGAGGCCTCCTATCTGCCATGCCCCCACTGCGATGGCAGCGGTCGAATCAAGAGCGCGGAGGCTCAGGCTCTGCATTTTGTCCGGCGCCTGTCTGCCGGAATGGCCAAAGGCCAAATCGGCCGGGTGGACGGACAAGTTCCCATTGAAGTCGCAGCCTACCTGCTGAACAATAAGCGCGCCGAGCTGATTCGTCTTGAACAGCAATATAATGCGACCATCTACATCAAAGGTTGCCCGGATTTCACCAACGGACAACTTGAAGTCGACTTCATACGTCGGGAAAAAGAGCCGCAGAATTCGACCCAGAACTATGTGGAAGCCTCGTCGGTAAAGGTTGATGGCCCACAGGAAGAGACTGTTGAAAAGGATGGTGAATCCGATTCGGCCCCCGGAGCCGAGGCAGAAGCCGAGAGCCGGCCCAGCGGACGGAAACGCCGCCGCCCCCGCCGTCGGCGGAAGCCGGCAGCGGCGAGTACTGAACAAACTACTGCGACTGGCAGCACTGAAGAGGGCGCTGCAATCACGCCTGAGGAACCTGTCTCTGAACCGCAAAAGGCCGCCACTACCGAACCGGCACCGATCGTTGCAGAGGAACAAACCGCACCAACCGCTCCAACGGAAACTTCTCCGGCTCCAACAGTTGAAGCCAAGCCAGTAGAAAGTCAAACAGAACCGGTTATGGCTCAGCAGCCGGCAGCCGGCGAACCGGCTCCGGAAACTGGTGCCGAGCAGAAAAGCGACAAACCCAAACCGCGCCGCCGACCACGCAAACCGGCCGCTGCCAGGAAACCGGCCTCAACGGAAGCAAAACCGGAGACGGTGGAAGAACCGCCTGCTGACACCTCGAAAGGGGACTCGGCAAAGGAAGCGGCTGCAGAAGCACCGGCGGAAAAGCCGAAACCTAAAACACCCCGTAGAAGGCGCTCCCCTGCGGCAAAAAAGACCACCGAGCCGGAGCAGTCAGATCAGCCAACAACGCCAGCCGCCCCGGTGGAAGAAGCCAGGGCCAAAGAATCCAAGACCGGGGATGAAAAGGCCGTAGAAAAGCCTCAGCGCCGACGCACGCGCAAACCGGCTGCAAAGCAAACAGAGAGCAAACCTACGGAAAAGGCAACGGAATCCCCAAGCGCGGACGTTGCCCCTCCAAAGACGGCCGACGAAACAGGCCCCACGGCCGCCGAGCCTCCCAAAAAGCCGGCGCGCCGTGGTCGTCCTCGCAAAAAACCGGCAGAGGAAAAACCTGAGCCTGCCACCGACAATATGGACAAGGATAAAGAGAAGACGAAGCCTAAACCGCGCCGGAAACCCGCTGCCAAAGCAACCTCGAAGCCCAGCGAATCCGACACCGAATAA